Proteins from a genomic interval of Providencia stuartii:
- the asmA gene encoding outer membrane assembly protein AsmA yields MKRFLTTLVILLVVIVVGLTALVMLVNPNDFRQYLVEKVEKKSGYQIDFKGDMRWHVWPTLSIITGPVSITAPNASQPVLSAENMRLDVELWPLLSHHLSVEQIVVDGAVIRHTPESEPQMNANSPIAPAGNQRTPNSPEKNQWLLDIEKVEISNSLVIWKTQNDEYNLRNIDLSLNKSDKRKISAKFSGNLNKNQQELRFDARAELDLSQLSHQINGQLTQFDYTFTGVDLPEGGITGQLTSDFAYIKDNIATASLHNIAIKANDSDLTGHVEAKLGAIPDINVQLSSQTLNLDKLIGAPNSSTAANSSNETNLSTRVGVKPVISGKETQKYDLSNLKSFTGNINLNIENLVYRGMAVNAVKFAAQNQAPQLTISQLEGQAFNGQFSLPVSINYSNIPAQVTAKPNIQNINLTPLLKAFNMPEKLSGIVTINADLSGPGYDDYAVKNLWQGPVNFSLQNARLAGLNIPLLIQQSISRVTNKINAPVNTGNYTEVEQFTVNGRLNKGTINIASMNATSPLISITGQGWANVPAETLDVNLGVQITQGWGGDSRFIQQLQSMTIPLRIYGGWSNLQYQLNVERLLRNELKTQAKEALGNFLKKEEQKGLSDLLNAL; encoded by the coding sequence ATGAAACGATTTCTGACGACACTGGTCATTTTGCTAGTCGTGATTGTGGTTGGTCTAACCGCATTAGTGATGTTGGTTAACCCAAACGACTTTAGGCAATATCTTGTGGAAAAAGTTGAGAAAAAAAGCGGGTATCAAATTGACTTTAAAGGGGATATGCGTTGGCATGTTTGGCCAACACTGAGTATTATTACCGGCCCTGTTTCGATTACCGCTCCCAATGCCAGCCAACCTGTTTTAAGTGCGGAGAATATGCGCTTAGATGTGGAATTATGGCCGCTACTTTCTCATCATTTATCCGTCGAACAAATTGTTGTCGATGGTGCAGTGATTCGCCACACGCCTGAAAGCGAACCCCAAATGAATGCGAACTCACCTATTGCGCCTGCCGGTAACCAAAGAACACCAAATTCTCCAGAAAAAAATCAATGGTTATTAGATATCGAAAAAGTTGAAATATCAAATAGCTTAGTGATCTGGAAAACACAAAATGATGAGTACAATCTACGCAATATTGATCTTTCTTTAAATAAAAGTGATAAGCGCAAAATCAGCGCTAAATTCAGCGGCAACTTAAATAAGAATCAACAAGAGCTACGTTTTGATGCGCGGGCAGAACTTGATCTTTCCCAACTATCACATCAAATTAATGGTCAATTAACTCAGTTTGATTATACTTTCACGGGGGTTGATTTACCTGAAGGTGGGATCACCGGACAACTGACCAGTGATTTTGCTTATATTAAAGATAATATTGCAACAGCGAGTTTACATAACATCGCGATTAAAGCCAATGACAGTGATTTAACGGGTCACGTTGAAGCAAAATTAGGGGCTATTCCAGATATTAATGTTCAGTTATCTTCTCAAACGTTAAATCTTGATAAATTAATTGGCGCACCAAATTCAAGTACAGCGGCTAATTCGTCTAATGAAACGAACCTTTCTACTCGCGTTGGCGTTAAACCGGTGATTTCTGGAAAAGAAACACAGAAATATGATTTATCTAACCTAAAATCATTTACTGGAAATATTAATTTAAATATTGAGAATTTAGTTTATCGTGGAATGGCAGTGAATGCGGTAAAATTTGCAGCACAAAACCAAGCGCCGCAATTAACCATTTCCCAATTAGAAGGTCAGGCCTTTAATGGCCAGTTTTCGCTTCCTGTGAGTATTAATTACTCAAATATTCCAGCGCAAGTTACAGCGAAACCTAATATTCAAAATATTAATTTAACGCCATTGTTGAAAGCGTTTAATATGCCAGAAAAACTGAGTGGTATTGTGACAATCAATGCCGATTTATCGGGCCCAGGTTATGATGATTATGCGGTGAAAAATTTATGGCAAGGCCCAGTGAATTTCAGTTTACAAAATGCACGCTTAGCAGGATTAAATATTCCATTATTAATCCAACAATCTATTTCACGGGTGACCAATAAAATCAATGCACCTGTTAATACAGGTAATTATACTGAAGTAGAGCAATTCACCGTTAATGGTCGCTTAAATAAAGGCACGATTAACATTGCATCCATGAATGCAACTTCTCCTTTAATTTCAATTACGGGACAAGGATGGGCAAATGTGCCAGCAGAAACATTGGATGTGAATCTCGGTGTGCAAATTACGCAAGGTTGGGGCGGAGACTCTCGCTTTATTCAACAACTGCAATCAATGACAATACCGCTACGTATTTATGGCGGTTGGAGCAACTTACAATATCAACTTAATGTTGAAAGATTGCTACGTAATGAATTAAAGACACAAGCCAAAGAGGCATTAGGGAACTTTTTGAAGAAAGAGGAACAAAAAGGATTGAGTGATTTGCTGAATGCACTATAG
- the dcd gene encoding dCTP deaminase yields the protein MRLCDRDIIQWMDEGKLVISPRPPIERINGATADVRLGNQFRVFRGHTAAFIDLSGPKDEVNAALDRVMSDEIILNDNEPFFLHPGELALAVTLESVTLPDNLVGWLDGRSSLARLGLMVHVTAHRIDPGWCGQIVLEFYNSGKLPLALRPGMVIGALSFEPLSGSADRPYNSRQDAKYKNQQGAVGSRISED from the coding sequence ATGCGTCTTTGTGACCGCGATATTATTCAATGGATGGATGAAGGAAAGTTAGTTATTAGCCCTCGTCCACCTATTGAACGGATCAATGGAGCAACAGCAGATGTGCGCCTAGGAAATCAATTTCGAGTTTTTCGAGGACATACCGCCGCTTTTATTGACCTAAGTGGCCCGAAAGATGAAGTAAATGCAGCGCTTGACCGTGTGATGAGCGATGAAATTATTCTCAATGATAATGAGCCATTTTTCCTTCACCCAGGAGAATTAGCACTTGCAGTCACTCTTGAGTCTGTTACCCTGCCTGATAACCTCGTAGGATGGTTAGATGGCCGTTCTTCATTGGCGCGATTAGGTTTAATGGTGCATGTGACAGCACATCGAATCGATCCCGGTTGGTGTGGGCAAATCGTGCTAGAGTTTTATAATTCAGGCAAACTACCACTTGCTTTGCGCCCTGGAATGGTGATTGGTGCGTTAAGTTTTGAGCCATTATCAGGCAGCGCAGATCGCCCCTATAATAGCCGACAAGATGCGAAATATAAAAATCAGCAAGGGGCGGTTGGTAGTCGTATCAGTGAGGACTGA
- the udk gene encoding uridine kinase encodes MTDIAHQCTIVGISGASASGKSLIASTLYRELREKVGDHNIGVIPEDCYYKDQTDIPMEERLKVNYDHPNSMDHSLLYQHLKALKSGKSVEIPQYDYVAHTRKETSIHFKPKKVIIIEGILLLTDKRLREEMDFSIFVDTPLDICLMRRIKRDVNERGRTLDSVIEQYNKTVRPMFLQFIEPSKQYADIIVPRGGKNRVAIDILKAKIGEFCQD; translated from the coding sequence ATGACTGACATAGCGCATCAATGTACCATTGTAGGTATATCAGGAGCTTCTGCATCCGGAAAAAGCCTTATCGCAAGTACCTTATATAGAGAATTAAGGGAAAAGGTCGGTGATCATAATATCGGTGTTATACCAGAAGACTGTTACTATAAAGATCAAACAGATATACCAATGGAAGAGCGGTTAAAAGTCAATTACGACCACCCAAACTCCATGGACCATAGCCTGCTTTATCAACATCTTAAAGCATTAAAAAGCGGTAAATCTGTAGAAATTCCTCAATATGACTATGTCGCTCATACACGTAAAGAAACCAGCATTCACTTCAAACCTAAAAAAGTCATTATTATCGAGGGGATTTTACTGCTTACGGATAAACGTTTACGTGAAGAGATGGATTTTTCGATCTTTGTTGATACCCCGCTTGATATTTGCTTGATGAGACGGATAAAACGTGATGTAAATGAGAGAGGGAGAACATTAGATTCGGTTATTGAACAATATAATAAAACCGTGCGTCCTATGTTCTTACAGTTTATTGAGCCGTCGAAGCAGTATGCCGATATTATTGTGCCTCGTGGCGGTAAAAACCGTGTGGCAATTGATATCTTAAAAGCAAAAATCGGCGAATTTTGCCAAGACTAA
- the htpX gene encoding zinc metalloprotease HtpX, giving the protein MDFRNIIRKNNFRTRLVVISYIFIMLIVGLLADTATHSDERIGFFENMLIFVTFEKLPVATLIILGLTVLGLVYIHFRGHKMMLAGLSAKEITAQNASTPEERQLYNILEELSLSATLRYVPRLYILDSDEPNAFAAGWGAKNALVGVTRGLLQTLNRHEVQAVMAHEVGHIIHGDSKLTLYVGILANVILTITNIFSQLFIRTAGRSRNSASNKAQLILLALNFVLPWITQILYFYLSRTREYMADAAAVDLTTDNQAMISALKKISGQHEKQQYDKSGIGDAYRSAAYIFNKGDSILSTHPSIENRIAALEGRKKF; this is encoded by the coding sequence ATGGATTTTAGAAACATCATACGTAAAAATAATTTTCGTACGCGATTGGTGGTCATTAGTTATATATTTATTATGCTGATCGTCGGTTTATTAGCAGATACAGCGACGCACTCAGACGAGCGTATTGGATTTTTTGAAAATATGCTCATATTTGTGACTTTTGAAAAACTACCAGTAGCAACATTAATTATTTTAGGGCTTACCGTTTTAGGATTGGTATATATTCATTTTCGTGGTCATAAAATGATGTTAGCAGGTCTGAGCGCAAAAGAAATTACAGCGCAAAATGCCAGCACTCCTGAAGAAAGACAACTGTATAATATTTTAGAAGAGCTCAGTTTAAGTGCTACTTTACGCTATGTGCCTCGCTTGTATATTTTAGACAGTGATGAGCCTAACGCATTTGCTGCCGGTTGGGGCGCTAAAAACGCTTTAGTCGGTGTCACTCGAGGTTTATTGCAAACACTCAATCGTCACGAAGTTCAAGCGGTGATGGCTCATGAAGTTGGGCATATTATTCATGGTGATTCTAAATTGACATTGTATGTTGGTATTTTAGCGAATGTGATCCTGACTATTACGAATATATTTAGCCAACTATTTATTCGGACGGCAGGGCGTAGCCGAAATAGTGCATCTAATAAAGCACAGCTAATTCTATTAGCTCTTAACTTTGTTTTACCGTGGATCACCCAAATTCTCTATTTTTATCTTTCGCGAACGCGTGAATATATGGCCGATGCAGCGGCTGTTGATTTAACCACCGATAATCAAGCTATGATCAGCGCACTGAAAAAAATTTCGGGTCAGCATGAAAAACAGCAATATGATAAGTCGGGTATTGGTGATGCATACCGTAGTGCAGCCTATATCTTTAATAAAGGTGATTCGATATTGTCGACGCATCCATCGATAGAAAATCGCATTGCAGCTTTAGAAGGCCGTAAAAAATTTTAG
- a CDS encoding LemA family protein produces MKFLILIVVLVLIVIYFYNRIVAMREAVISSETEISVQLDRRGKVFDSLLATVKKYLSHESEVFSKITELRTKAQTATGAQAREAEDALSKMVTSGAINVAVEAYPELKSDAIMANLQEEIVSSENKLSFAKRGYNRALESYKAYIASMPAALIVGIIPSLKIDKDYWRLDEETIKSEEARRINFD; encoded by the coding sequence ATGAAATTTTTAATTTTGATTGTCGTTTTAGTATTGATTGTTATTTACTTTTATAACCGTATTGTCGCCATGCGTGAAGCTGTTATATCGAGCGAAACTGAAATCTCAGTGCAATTAGATCGCCGTGGAAAAGTATTTGATAGTTTGCTGGCAACGGTCAAAAAATATTTAAGTCATGAGTCAGAGGTTTTCAGTAAAATTACTGAGCTGAGAACAAAAGCTCAAACCGCAACAGGTGCGCAGGCGCGAGAAGCGGAAGATGCTTTATCAAAAATGGTGACCAGTGGTGCGATTAATGTTGCTGTAGAAGCCTATCCAGAGCTGAAATCAGACGCGATTATGGCCAATTTACAAGAGGAAATCGTTTCATCAGAGAATAAACTTTCGTTTGCGAAACGCGGTTATAATCGCGCATTGGAAAGCTACAAAGCGTATATTGCGTCAATGCCAGCAGCGCTTATCGTCGGCATTATTCCGAGTTTGAAAATTGATAAAGACTACTGGCGTCTTGATGAAGAAACGATTAAGAGTGAGGAAGCTCGCCGTATTAATTTTGATTAA
- the apbC gene encoding iron-sulfur cluster carrier protein ApbC — MNDKSPEQNNPELLTEKVSTVLASFTHPTLKRNLISIKALHHCAMLDNVLHVELVMPFVWKGPFQALISEKTAELKQVTGAHAVEWKLRHDITTLKRANDLAGINGVRNILAVSSGKGGVGKSSTSVNLALALAQEGAKVGILDADIYGPSIPNMLGTTMERPTSPDGQHMAPIMAYGLATNSIGYLVTDDNAMVWRGPMASKALMQMLQDTLWPDLDYLVIDMPPGTGDIQLTLSQNIPVTGAVVVTTPQDIALVDAMKGIVMFKKVNVPVLGIVENMSAHICSNCGHVEPIFGTGGAEKLAEKYNTKLLGQIPLHISLREDLDRGQPTVMRDPEGEFADIYREIASNISSLMYWEGDKIPTEISFRAV, encoded by the coding sequence ATGAACGATAAATCCCCCGAGCAGAACAACCCAGAACTGCTGACTGAAAAAGTCTCCACTGTTTTGGCTTCATTTACACACCCAACACTGAAGCGCAATCTGATTTCTATCAAAGCATTACATCATTGCGCAATGTTGGATAATGTGTTGCATGTCGAACTCGTGATGCCATTCGTTTGGAAAGGGCCTTTTCAGGCACTGATCAGCGAAAAAACGGCAGAACTGAAACAAGTTACTGGCGCTCATGCAGTTGAATGGAAACTACGTCACGACATAACGACACTAAAACGTGCAAATGATTTAGCTGGCATTAATGGTGTGCGTAATATTTTGGCTGTGAGTTCTGGTAAAGGTGGGGTCGGTAAATCCAGTACCTCTGTCAACCTTGCGTTAGCACTAGCTCAAGAAGGGGCAAAAGTCGGTATTCTTGATGCGGATATTTATGGTCCATCGATCCCTAACATGCTGGGAACTACCATGGAACGTCCAACATCACCAGATGGCCAGCACATGGCACCGATTATGGCATATGGCCTCGCGACAAACTCAATCGGTTATTTGGTTACTGATGACAACGCAATGGTCTGGCGTGGCCCAATGGCAAGTAAAGCGTTGATGCAAATGTTGCAAGATACCTTATGGCCAGATTTAGATTATTTAGTTATCGATATGCCGCCGGGTACAGGGGATATTCAGTTGACGCTGTCACAAAATATTCCGGTTACAGGTGCTGTGGTTGTGACAACGCCACAAGATATCGCGCTGGTGGATGCGATGAAAGGGATTGTGATGTTTAAGAAAGTGAATGTCCCTGTCCTTGGCATTGTGGAAAACATGAGCGCACATATCTGTAGCAATTGTGGGCATGTCGAGCCGATTTTTGGTACCGGTGGTGCAGAGAAACTCGCTGAGAAATATAACACTAAACTGTTAGGGCAAATTCCATTGCATATCTCACTGCGTGAAGACTTAGATCGTGGTCAACCAACGGTGATGCGTGATCCTGAAGGTGAATTTGCGGATATTTATCGAGAAATTGCGTCAAATATTTCGTCACTAATGTACTGGGAAGGGGATAAAATCCCAACTGAGATCTCATTCCGCGCAGTTTAA
- the metG gene encoding methionine--tRNA ligase, translating into MSQVANKLLVTCALPYANGSIHLGHILEHIQADIWVRYQRMRGKEVHFICADDAHGTPIMLKAQQLGVSPEDMIAAVNQEHQEDFAGFSISYDNYHSTHSEENKQLSELIYSKLKNNGFIKNCTISQLYDPEKGMFLPDRFVKGTCPTCKAEDQYGDNCEVCGATYSPTELINPRSVVSGATPEMRDTEHFFFDLPAFSDMLQAWTRSGALQEQVANKMQEWFESGLQQWDITRDAPYFGFEIPDAPGKYFYVWLDAPIGYMGSFKNLCDKRGDINFDEFWNKDSKTDLYHFIGKDIVYFHSLFWPAMLEGSEYRKPTNLFVHGYVTVNGAKMSKSRGTFITARSYLDHLDADCLRYYYAAKLSSRIDDIDLNLEDFVQRVNSDIVNKVVNLASRNAGFIAKRFGGKLSAKLADPELYQQFVDAAQTIGEAYTSREYGKAVREIMALADIANRYVDDKAPWVVAKQEGKDQELQDICSMGINLFRVLMTYLKPILPGLAKRAEAFLNVDLAWDSIAKPLTDHEVAPFKALFTRIEMAKVDAMVEASKESIKPAKVLTGPLADDPIQETISFDDFAKIDLRIALIKQADFVEDSDKLLKLQLDIGGETRQVFSGIRSAYPDPKALEGKLTVMVANLAPRKMRFGMSEGMVMAAGPGGKDIYLLSPDSGAQPGMQVK; encoded by the coding sequence ATGTCTCAAGTCGCGAATAAACTATTGGTAACCTGTGCGTTACCCTATGCTAACGGTTCAATCCATCTCGGTCATATTCTGGAGCACATTCAGGCTGATATTTGGGTCCGTTATCAGCGAATGCGCGGCAAAGAGGTTCACTTTATTTGTGCAGATGATGCACACGGCACACCAATCATGCTTAAAGCTCAGCAATTAGGTGTTTCTCCGGAAGATATGATTGCCGCAGTGAACCAAGAGCATCAGGAAGATTTTGCTGGTTTTTCGATCAGTTACGATAACTATCACTCCACACACAGTGAAGAAAATAAACAGTTATCAGAGCTGATCTACAGTAAATTGAAAAATAACGGTTTTATTAAAAATTGTACTATTTCACAGCTTTACGATCCTGAAAAAGGCATGTTCTTGCCTGATCGTTTTGTCAAAGGCACCTGCCCAACCTGTAAAGCAGAAGATCAATATGGCGATAACTGCGAAGTCTGTGGTGCGACTTATAGTCCGACAGAACTGATTAATCCGCGTTCCGTTGTCTCTGGTGCAACACCTGAAATGCGTGATACCGAGCACTTCTTCTTTGATTTGCCTGCCTTTAGCGACATGCTGCAAGCGTGGACACGCTCAGGCGCGCTGCAAGAGCAAGTTGCGAATAAAATGCAAGAGTGGTTTGAGTCAGGACTGCAACAGTGGGATATCACTCGGGATGCGCCATATTTTGGTTTTGAAATCCCAGATGCGCCGGGCAAATATTTTTATGTTTGGCTAGACGCCCCTATCGGTTATATGGGGTCGTTTAAAAACCTATGTGATAAACGGGGTGATATCAATTTTGATGAGTTTTGGAATAAAGACTCAAAAACCGATCTGTATCACTTTATCGGCAAAGATATCGTTTATTTCCATAGCCTATTCTGGCCGGCAATGCTTGAAGGCAGCGAATATCGTAAGCCAACTAACCTGTTTGTTCATGGTTACGTGACGGTCAATGGGGCAAAAATGTCTAAATCACGCGGCACCTTTATTACCGCGCGTTCTTACCTTGATCATTTGGATGCCGATTGCCTACGTTACTATTACGCGGCCAAGCTTTCATCACGTATCGATGATATCGACTTGAATTTAGAAGACTTTGTTCAACGCGTAAACAGTGACATCGTCAATAAAGTCGTTAACCTTGCCTCACGTAATGCCGGTTTTATTGCTAAGCGCTTTGGCGGGAAGCTGTCAGCTAAATTGGCTGACCCTGAACTATATCAGCAATTTGTTGATGCAGCCCAAACTATTGGCGAGGCTTATACAAGCCGTGAATACGGTAAAGCCGTGCGTGAAATTATGGCACTCGCAGATATTGCAAACCGCTATGTTGATGATAAAGCCCCTTGGGTTGTTGCAAAACAAGAAGGTAAAGACCAAGAGCTACAAGATATCTGTTCAATGGGTATCAATCTGTTCCGTGTGTTAATGACTTATTTGAAACCCATTCTACCAGGACTGGCAAAACGCGCAGAAGCGTTCCTCAATGTTGATCTGGCATGGGATTCCATTGCAAAGCCATTGACTGACCATGAAGTTGCACCCTTTAAAGCGCTGTTTACCCGCATTGAAATGGCGAAGGTTGATGCTATGGTTGAAGCTTCTAAAGAAAGTATTAAACCCGCTAAAGTCCTGACGGGTCCACTTGCCGATGATCCAATTCAAGAAACCATCTCCTTTGATGATTTTGCTAAAATTGATCTACGCATTGCGTTGATCAAGCAAGCTGACTTTGTTGAAGATTCTGATAAGTTATTGAAACTACAATTAGATATTGGTGGCGAGACGCGTCAAGTGTTCTCTGGTATTCGCAGTGCCTACCCTGACCCGAAAGCATTAGAAGGTAAACTGACGGTCATGGTGGCAAACTTAGCACCTCGAAAAATGCGCTTTGGTATGTCTGAAGGTATGGTGATGGCTGCGGGTCCTGGTGGGAAGGATATTTACCTACTTAGCCCTGATAGCGGTGCTCAACCAGGAATGCAAGTAAAATAA
- a CDS encoding CidA/LrgA family protein: protein MSLKQVLITGWQYLRAFVILYLCLIIGNLLSTLLPFSVPGSIIGMLILFVLLALQIIPAHWAQPGCSLLLKNMTLLFVPIGIGIMNYYSQLSQQLVPILVACFISTLVVMVVVAFSSHYIHKERQIVGAKPDEVPLPPEEPTKIPTDNQQDKGNGKC, encoded by the coding sequence ATGTCATTAAAACAAGTGCTGATAACCGGATGGCAGTATTTACGTGCTTTTGTCATACTTTATCTCTGCCTAATCATTGGGAACTTGTTATCAACACTACTGCCATTTTCTGTTCCCGGTAGCATCATCGGTATGTTAATACTGTTTGTGTTACTCGCTTTACAAATTATTCCTGCGCATTGGGCGCAACCGGGTTGCTCACTTTTGCTAAAAAATATGACACTGCTGTTCGTACCCATCGGTATTGGCATCATGAACTACTACAGTCAATTAAGTCAGCAACTGGTTCCCATTCTTGTAGCCTGCTTTATCAGTACGTTAGTGGTGATGGTGGTGGTAGCTTTTAGTTCTCACTACATCCATAAAGAGCGTCAAATCGTTGGGGCAAAGCCAGATGAGGTCCCCCTTCCCCCTGAAGAACCGACAAAAATACCAACAGATAATCAGCAAGATAAGGGGAATGGCAAATGTTAG
- a CDS encoding CidB/LrgB family autolysis modulator codes for MLEHIWWSLPLTIAVFYLARFLSVKLKLPLLNPLLVAIAIIVPLLIFTHTPYEHYFAGSKILNDLLQPAVVALAFPLYEQMHQIRAQWKSLFSICLAGSLVAMFTGTAIALWLGATPDIAASVLPKSVTTPIAMAVADSIGGIPAISAACVIFVGMLGAMFGHSLFDALRIRTHASRGLAMGTASHALGTARCAEINYIEGAYSSLALMTCGIITSLLAPFIFPVILHLFG; via the coding sequence ATGTTAGAGCATATTTGGTGGTCACTACCGTTAACGATCGCTGTTTTTTATCTGGCACGGTTTTTATCGGTTAAATTAAAACTCCCACTGTTGAATCCATTATTAGTTGCGATAGCGATTATTGTGCCATTGCTGATTTTCACTCATACCCCCTATGAGCACTATTTCGCGGGCAGTAAAATTCTGAATGACCTATTGCAACCTGCTGTTGTTGCATTGGCATTTCCACTTTATGAGCAAATGCATCAAATTCGTGCCCAATGGAAATCTTTATTCAGCATATGTTTAGCCGGTAGTTTAGTCGCTATGTTTACTGGTACAGCCATTGCTTTATGGTTAGGTGCAACACCTGATATTGCGGCATCAGTATTACCAAAATCTGTTACAACACCGATTGCAATGGCTGTTGCTGATTCTATTGGTGGTATTCCCGCGATTAGTGCAGCTTGCGTCATTTTTGTTGGGATGTTAGGTGCTATGTTTGGCCATTCATTGTTCGATGCTTTACGTATTCGAACACATGCCTCACGAGGACTGGCTATGGGCACAGCGTCTCATGCTTTAGGAACAGCTCGTTGTGCAGAAATTAATTATATTGAAGGTGCTTATAGTTCTTTAGCATTAATGACCTGTGGGATTATTACATCCTTACTCGCCCCGTTTATCTTCCCTGTCATACTTCATCTTTTCGGCTAG
- the cdd gene encoding cytidine deaminase: protein MHSRFKSAWSQLPEKLQTALRPIIDTPDFQAMLSAEHVNQIKTDCGYSDSELAFLLLPFAAAYAVTPISHFNVGAIARGVSGNLYFGANMEFSGVAIAQTIHAEQCAVTHAWLKGEKQLASITVNYTPCGHCRQFMNELRGGGQIAIHLPERQPATLHDYLPDSFGPSDLEITTLLLDTVDHGYSTPSRNRLLCAAIEAANQSHAPYSQSHSGIALQLKDGSLFTGRYAENAAFNPSLPPLQAALIMVNLAGKDMHAIEQAVLVEKQDAIVKQWCITENTLQALGCQQKEVIYLD from the coding sequence ATGCATTCAAGATTTAAGTCCGCTTGGTCTCAACTTCCAGAAAAGTTACAAACTGCGCTCAGACCTATTATTGATACACCTGACTTTCAAGCGATGCTGAGTGCCGAACACGTTAATCAGATTAAAACTGATTGCGGTTATAGTGACAGCGAGCTGGCATTTTTATTATTACCCTTCGCCGCCGCCTATGCCGTTACCCCAATTTCACACTTTAATGTGGGCGCAATTGCCCGTGGTGTGAGTGGTAATCTGTATTTCGGTGCTAATATGGAGTTCAGTGGTGTCGCTATCGCTCAAACTATCCACGCCGAGCAGTGTGCAGTGACACATGCGTGGTTAAAGGGCGAAAAACAATTAGCGTCGATCACCGTCAACTATACGCCATGTGGTCATTGCCGACAGTTTATGAACGAATTACGGGGTGGTGGCCAAATCGCAATCCACTTACCAGAACGCCAACCAGCAACATTGCATGATTACTTGCCCGATTCATTTGGTCCATCTGACTTAGAAATCACAACGCTACTGCTGGATACCGTTGATCATGGTTACAGTACGCCTAGCCGTAACCGGTTATTATGTGCTGCTATTGAAGCTGCAAACCAGTCACACGCACCTTATAGTCAATCCCATTCAGGCATTGCACTACAGCTAAAAGATGGCTCATTATTTACTGGCCGCTATGCCGAAAATGCCGCATTCAACCCAAGTCTACCGCCACTGCAAGCGGCATTGATTATGGTTAATTTGGCAGGTAAAGATATGCATGCCATTGAACAAGCGGTGTTAGTTGAAAAACAAGATGCTATCGTTAAGCAGTGGTGTATAACTGAAAATACATTGCAGGCGCTCGGTTGCCAGCAAAAAGAGGTCATTTATCTCGATTAA